The sequence TGGAGCACACGGCCCGCGGGGGACTCCATCCATGTCCGAGACTTCGCAGAAGCCCAACCCCAACGACCGCGCGCCGCGCGTCGAGTACGAGCTGCCCGTGGCGTACAGCAGTGTGACTGGCTTCGTGACGGACTGGGCCGTCAACCTGTCGCGCGGGGGCCTGTACATCAACACCGACAAGCCGCTGCCGGTGGACACGGTGGTGCGGCTCCTGGTGACGCTGCCCGGCGCGCACTTCCCGGTGGAGCTGAAGGGCCGGGTGACGCGCACCAACGCCTTGGGTGCCACCACCGCCAATCAGTCGCCGGGGATGGCGGTGGAGTTCGTGGACGTTGATG comes from Pyxidicoccus parkwaysis and encodes:
- a CDS encoding TIGR02266 family protein, producing the protein MSETSQKPNPNDRAPRVEYELPVAYSSVTGFVTDWAVNLSRGGLYINTDKPLPVDTVVRLLVTLPGAHFPVELKGRVTRTNALGATTANQSPGMAVEFVDVDDEKRSRIGEFVERLRSEFPPEDDVAIRK